A stretch of Cicer arietinum cultivar CDC Frontier isolate Library 1 chromosome 5, Cicar.CDCFrontier_v2.0, whole genome shotgun sequence DNA encodes these proteins:
- the LOC101501817 gene encoding uncharacterized protein produces the protein MRNNDFDYGDTFLLLQEVEPPVTHDSHRDWSFYLLSSESERFDNRIKLDLPFSIDDYGSGIFILGFVSVNGIMCLCLNNSYNVRIVLWNPTTVEFVTIPPSPEECVPPYRSAYFEFLRFSYDHVRDDYKVIRYVTFFANTDDEEDVPLKDRSFDPVLEIYNVSSNS, from the coding sequence ATGCGTAATAACGATTTTGACTATGGCGATACATTTCTCCTACTACAAGAGGTTGAACCGCCTGTGACACATGATTCACATCGCGATTGGTCATTCTATTTGCTCTCCAGTGAAAGTGAGCGGTTTGATAATAGGATCAAGTTAGATTTGCCATTTTCAATTGACGATTATGGCagtggtatttttattttaggtttCGTTAGTGTTAATGGTATTATGTGTCTTTgcctaaataattcatataacgTCCGAATTGTATTATGGAACCCGACTACTGTCGAATTTGTTACCATTCCTCCTAGCCCTGAAGAGTGTGTACCACCTTACCGGAGCgcttattttgaatttcttaGATTTAGTTATGACCATGTTAGAGATGACTATAAAGTCATTCGATATGTAACGTTTTTCGCCAACACTGACGACGAAGAAGATGTGCCATTGAAAGATAGATCATTTGACCCCGTGTTGGAGATTTACAATGTTAGTAGTAACTCTTGA
- the LOC101502141 gene encoding uncharacterized protein, protein MDVPFIYNNGFYRGTGVHINGMCQWWGIRYSYLEECLISFDLINEVLVTTPASLDMYEGCELGRMVRHLVVLNESISLISNCPDTTTFHISILSELGMEKSWIKLFIVGPIPFIECPTGVEKKGMICFKKYDDDLVWIDLSTHIIDEIDVNGARLGCKTLFYKETFFSIGGINN, encoded by the coding sequence ATGGACGTGCCTTTTATCTATAATAATGGATTCTACCGTGGTACCGGAGTGCACATAAATGGAATGTGTCAATGGTGGGGTATAAGATATTCATATTTGGAAGAATGTTTGATATCATTTGACTTGATCAACGAGGTGTTGGTTACAACACCTGCGTCGTTAGATATGTATGAAGGTTGTGAACTTGGACGGATGGTGAGACACTTGGTGGTGTTAAATGAGTCAATTTCTTTGATATCAAATTGTCCCGATACCACTACCTTTCACATTTCAATTTTGAGTGAGCTTGGCATGGAGAAATCATGGATTAAACTCTTCATTGTTGGGCCCATACCTTTCATTGAGTGTCCCACTGGAGTTGAGAAGAAGGGCATGATTTGCTTCAAAAAATATGATGATGATCTAGTCTGGATTGATTTAAGCACCCAtataattgatgaaattgaTGTTAATGGAGCGAGATTGggttgtaagacattattttaCAAGGAAACCTTTTTTTCGATTGGAGGAATTAATAATTAG